Proteins from a genomic interval of Nostoc sp. TCL240-02:
- a CDS encoding zinc-binding dehydrogenase: MNVTIYRKLIAKQLNQDFKSAIEIVEIPLFKPAASELVIQNKFAGVNGGFDTLLCRGDVPYINLIPPFDLGVEAVGKVIAMGENVKDFQIGDAVITTARGGGYREYQVIDANLAVKVREATPELLTLTPTGVSALVALEQAGEMKSNEVVLVTAAAGGTGHIAVQLAKLAGNHVIGTCSSEAKAKLLRELGCDRIINYRIENLNQILKQEYPNGINLIFDCVGKTVFDTCVENLAVRGRLVVVGFISEYAKNAEQITQPRLYHQLFWKAASVRGFLMPHYKEYMAEARDRLLNLFYTDKLKVSVDPTEFQGIESIPEAVEYLLRGQNCGKVVVRF; the protein is encoded by the coding sequence ATGAACGTAACAATCTACAGAAAGTTAATAGCAAAGCAACTGAATCAAGATTTTAAATCTGCTATTGAAATTGTCGAAATTCCTCTTTTCAAACCTGCTGCTAGTGAACTTGTAATCCAAAACAAATTTGCTGGCGTTAACGGTGGTTTTGACACATTACTTTGTCGTGGTGACGTTCCATATATTAATTTAATTCCTCCCTTTGATTTGGGTGTGGAAGCTGTAGGGAAAGTTATTGCTATGGGTGAAAATGTCAAAGATTTTCAAATTGGTGATGCTGTCATAACTACGGCACGTGGCGGCGGTTATCGAGAATATCAGGTTATCGATGCAAACTTAGCAGTAAAGGTGCGGGAAGCAACACCAGAGTTACTAACACTAACGCCTACAGGTGTATCAGCTTTGGTTGCATTAGAACAAGCAGGGGAGATGAAAAGTAATGAAGTGGTTTTAGTGACAGCCGCCGCCGGGGGAACCGGTCATATTGCGGTGCAGTTGGCAAAGTTAGCTGGTAATCATGTCATTGGTACTTGTAGTTCTGAGGCGAAGGCAAAGTTATTGAGAGAATTAGGGTGCGATCGCATTATCAACTATCGCATCGAAAACCTCAATCAAATCCTTAAGCAAGAATACCCCAATGGGATTAATTTAATTTTTGACTGTGTAGGTAAAACCGTATTTGATACTTGCGTTGAAAACTTGGCAGTACGGGGACGCTTAGTAGTGGTTGGTTTCATCTCCGAATACGCAAAAAATGCGGAACAAATTACACAACCACGCCTTTATCACCAGCTATTTTGGAAAGCTGCTTCTGTGAGAGGCTTTCTCATGCCTCATTATAAAGAATATATGGCAGAGGCACGCGATCGCCTATTAAACCTGTTTTACACAGACAAACTCAAAGTTTCCGTTGACCCAACGGAGTTTCAAGGCATAGAATCAATACCCGAAGCTGTAGAATATCTCTTGCGTGGTCAGAATTGTGGCAAAGTAGTTGTGAGATTTTAA
- the hpsU gene encoding hormogonium polysaccharide biosynthesis acetyltransferase HpsU — translation MTNDQPFVDLRKYDQSWFDRGRPNWYVLLWWLVQAIAFPLTPQPLNILRCALLRLFGASIGKGVLIRPTARFTYPWKVTIGNYSWIGDNVVLYSLDRIHIGEHCVVSQKSYLCTGSHDLQDPAFGLKTASITINNGAWVAADCFVGPGVQIGANAVIGARSTVLTNMPSGQVCWGSPCRPKTSRIKLDTPTTP, via the coding sequence ATGACCAATGACCAACCTTTCGTAGATTTACGTAAATATGACCAATCTTGGTTTGATCGGGGGCGGCCAAATTGGTATGTTTTGTTATGGTGGCTTGTGCAAGCGATCGCATTTCCCCTTACTCCTCAACCGTTAAATATTCTGCGTTGTGCCTTGCTACGATTATTTGGCGCTAGTATTGGCAAAGGCGTATTAATTCGACCCACCGCCCGCTTCACCTATCCTTGGAAAGTTACTATTGGCAACTACAGTTGGATTGGAGATAACGTAGTTTTATACAGCCTTGATCGGATACACATCGGTGAACACTGCGTAGTTTCTCAAAAAAGTTACCTCTGTACTGGTAGTCACGATCTCCAAGACCCTGCCTTCGGGTTAAAAACAGCGAGTATCACTATTAACAATGGTGCATGGGTAGCAGCAGATTGTTTCGTTGGGCCGGGAGTGCAAATTGGGGCTAATGCTGTGATTGGCGCTCGTAGTACTGTTTTGACTAATATGCCTTCTGGACAGGTTTGTTGGGGAAGCCCCTGTCGTCCTAAGACGAGTCGCATAAAACTTGATACCCCTACAACCCCGTGA
- a CDS encoding glycosyltransferase family 2 protein, protein MSSKIPVSVLIPAKNEQANLPACLASVSRADEIFVVDSQSSDNSIEIAKSHGVNVVQFNFNGRWPKKKNWSLENLSFRNEWVLIVDCDERITPELWEEIDQAIQNEEYTGYYLNRRVFFLGKWIRYGGKYPDWNLRLFQHKKGRYENLHTEDIPNTGDNEVHEHVILQGKVGYLKNDMLHEDFRDLYHWLERHNRYSNWEASVYFNILTGKDDSGTIGANLFGDAVQRKRFLKKVWVHLPFKPFLRFVLFYIIQRGFLDGKAGYIYARLLSQYEYQIGVKLYELRNCGGHLNTATTPKEKAGEQGSRGAEVKLLTIDS, encoded by the coding sequence ATGTCATCTAAAATACCAGTTTCAGTATTAATTCCGGCAAAAAACGAACAAGCAAACTTGCCAGCCTGCCTCGCTAGCGTCAGCAGAGCAGATGAAATATTTGTAGTAGACTCTCAAAGTAGCGACAACAGCATTGAAATTGCCAAAAGTCACGGTGTAAATGTCGTGCAATTCAACTTCAATGGACGCTGGCCTAAAAAGAAAAATTGGTCTTTAGAGAATCTCTCTTTCCGTAACGAATGGGTGCTAATTGTCGATTGCGACGAACGCATTACCCCAGAACTTTGGGAAGAAATTGACCAAGCAATTCAAAATGAAGAATATACAGGTTATTATCTCAACCGCCGCGTATTTTTCTTAGGAAAATGGATTCGTTATGGTGGGAAATATCCCGATTGGAATCTTCGTTTATTTCAGCATAAAAAAGGCCGCTACGAAAACCTACATACAGAAGATATTCCCAACACTGGCGATAACGAAGTTCACGAACATGTGATTTTGCAGGGCAAAGTTGGGTATCTCAAAAATGATATGCTCCACGAGGACTTCCGCGACCTTTATCACTGGTTAGAACGTCATAACCGTTATTCCAACTGGGAAGCCAGCGTTTATTTTAATATTCTCACAGGTAAAGATGATAGCGGCACCATCGGCGCAAATCTCTTTGGTGATGCAGTGCAACGCAAGCGATTTTTGAAAAAAGTGTGGGTACACCTGCCATTTAAACCCTTTTTACGGTTTGTTTTATTTTATATAATTCAACGCGGTTTTTTGGATGGCAAAGCCGGATATATCTATGCACGCTTGCTGAGTCAATATGAATATCAAATTGGCGTTAAACTTTACGAATTACGCAACTGTGGTGGTCACTTAAATACTGCAACTACTCCAAAGGAAAAAGCAGGGGAGCAGGGGAGCAGAGGAGCAGAAGTAAAGCTATTAACCATTGATTCTTGA
- a CDS encoding response regulator produces the protein MNFNKDERNVILIVDDAPINLEILFKLLEYYGLKILVSEDGMNAIEIAENALPDLILLDVLMPGIDGFETCRLLKKNPATQDIPVIFLTAITDKIDQVKGLNLGAVDYITKPLEHKEVLARVNIHLRLRNLTKKLTEQNKRLEIEIFERQRVEEELRCHSAALDEWNNRYQALIQASGQILYDWYLDTNDIKYGGNVEQILGYSMPEMLGGLKRWLELVHPDDRKLFNEEINRVLFAKERFHLEFRVARKDGTYITVENNGYIFLDSTGKVARMAGFVIDITEQQAVLLERKNAEQKIREQAAWLDITTDAIIVQDLVNKIQFWNKGAEHLYGWMAEEALSKNANQFLYQKQSFSQLKNIQKILVEHGSWQGELYQVTKQGKEIIVASRWTLVNDNEGQAKSVLIVNSDITEKKQLEAQFLRAQRMESLGTLASGIAHDLNNALTPMLMTVQLLEAQLPDEKSQQWLTIMETNVKRAADLVKQVLWFSRGSVGKFKTLQIRDSILEIENIIKQTFSRAIEIRIDVFEQNLWNIFGDATQLHQVLMNLCINARDAMPHGGILKISAKNFWVDSHYAKMNIDARVGSYVMISVCDTGIGIKREIVDRIFEPFFTTKEVGKGTGLGLSTVLGIIKSHFGFINVVTEVGKGTEFQVCLPVTQTIETDSKLAGDELPPGHGELILVVDDEDSIREVTQTWLEKNAYKVIMASDGIDAIALYTEHQQEISVVLVDMMMPNMDGPTTINVLQKINPEIKIIGVSGLASNHEIIKILGNSVKTLLSKPYTPSDLLRNLQMVINTK, from the coding sequence ATGAATTTTAACAAAGATGAAAGAAATGTCATTTTAATAGTTGATGATGCCCCTATTAATTTAGAGATATTATTCAAGCTTTTAGAGTATTACGGCTTGAAGATTTTAGTATCTGAAGATGGAATGAATGCCATTGAAATTGCAGAGAATGCCTTACCTGACCTAATCTTGTTGGATGTATTGATGCCAGGAATTGACGGCTTTGAAACTTGTAGACTTTTGAAAAAAAATCCAGCTACTCAAGATATTCCAGTAATATTTCTAACTGCTATAACCGATAAGATAGATCAAGTCAAAGGTTTGAATCTTGGTGCAGTAGATTACATAACTAAACCTCTAGAACATAAAGAGGTTTTAGCTAGGGTAAATATCCATTTACGTTTACGAAACCTCACCAAAAAACTCACAGAGCAAAATAAACGTTTAGAAATAGAAATCTTTGAGCGCCAGCGAGTAGAAGAAGAACTGCGATGTCATTCAGCTGCATTAGACGAGTGGAACAATCGCTACCAAGCACTAATTCAAGCGAGTGGTCAAATTCTTTACGACTGGTACTTGGATACCAACGATATTAAATATGGTGGCAATGTAGAGCAAATATTAGGTTACTCTATGCCTGAGATGTTAGGAGGTTTGAAGCGTTGGTTAGAGTTAGTTCATCCTGATGATAGAAAATTATTCAATGAAGAGATTAACCGCGTCTTATTCGCAAAAGAGCGATTCCACCTTGAATTTCGTGTCGCTCGCAAAGATGGGACTTACATCACAGTTGAAAATAACGGGTATATCTTTTTAGACTCTACAGGCAAAGTTGCTCGGATGGCGGGCTTTGTAATTGATATTACTGAACAGCAAGCTGTGCTACTTGAACGCAAAAATGCAGAACAAAAAATTCGTGAGCAGGCAGCTTGGCTCGATATCACCACAGACGCAATTATCGTTCAAGATTTGGTTAACAAAATTCAATTTTGGAATAAAGGGGCTGAACATCTGTACGGTTGGATGGCAGAAGAAGCATTGAGCAAGAATGCCAATCAGTTTTTGTATCAAAAGCAAAGTTTTAGCCAACTAAAAAACATCCAGAAAATTTTAGTTGAACATGGTTCGTGGCAAGGTGAATTATATCAAGTTACAAAACAAGGCAAAGAGATTATCGTTGCTAGCCGATGGACACTGGTAAATGATAATGAGGGACAAGCTAAATCCGTCCTAATTGTCAACTCCGATATTACAGAGAAAAAACAACTTGAAGCGCAGTTTCTCCGCGCCCAGCGAATGGAGAGCCTTGGCACTTTAGCAAGTGGTATCGCCCACGATCTTAACAATGCACTAACACCTATGTTGATGACAGTGCAACTTTTAGAGGCACAGCTTCCAGATGAAAAAAGTCAGCAATGGCTAACAATTATGGAAACAAATGTTAAACGCGCCGCAGATTTAGTTAAGCAAGTATTGTGGTTTTCACGCGGCTCTGTAGGTAAATTTAAAACCTTACAGATACGGGATTCGATTTTAGAAATTGAAAATATTATTAAGCAAACATTTTCCAGAGCTATTGAAATCCGTATTGATGTTTTTGAGCAAAACTTATGGAATATCTTTGGCGATGCTACTCAGTTACACCAAGTGCTAATGAACCTCTGTATCAATGCTCGTGATGCCATGCCTCATGGCGGTATCCTAAAGATTTCTGCGAAAAATTTTTGGGTTGATAGTCACTACGCCAAAATGAATATTGATGCTAGGGTAGGTTCTTATGTAATGATTAGCGTCTGTGATACAGGCATAGGAATTAAGAGAGAAATAGTAGATAGAATTTTTGAGCCATTTTTCACAACAAAAGAAGTCGGAAAAGGCACAGGGCTTGGTCTTTCAACAGTTCTTGGGATTATAAAAAGCCACTTCGGTTTTATAAATGTAGTGACTGAAGTGGGCAAAGGCACGGAGTTTCAAGTTTGCTTACCCGTCACGCAAACAATAGAGACAGATAGTAAATTAGCTGGAGATGAATTACCACCGGGGCATGGAGAATTGATTCTCGTTGTTGATGATGAAGATTCAATTCGAGAGGTTACTCAAACCTGGTTAGAAAAAAATGCCTATAAAGTTATAATGGCTAGTGATGGTATTGATGCGATCGCACTATATACAGAACATCAACAAGAAATTAGTGTAGTTTTGGTTGATATGATGATGCCAAACATGGATGGCCCAACAACCATCAATGTGTTGCAAAAAATTAATCCAGAGATCAAAATTATTGGTGTTAGTGGATTAGCTTCCAATCATGAAATCATTAAAATCCTTGGTAATAGTGTCAAAACCCTTTTATCCAAGCCCTACACACCAAGCGACTTGTTAAGAAATTTACAGATGGTGATTAATACAAAGTAA
- a CDS encoding RidA family protein has product MSTRQVIVPKGMEILYEKFHYCPGVKVGNTLYISGQVGRDENLQIVKGIEAQVVQAFENVKKVLDAGGATFDDVVEMITYHVTGTGLGEFQAEANAFDKPLHIIPFLQLFMEVKDRYFTNNYPTWTGIGVTGLSTPGLIVEIKCTAVLSK; this is encoded by the coding sequence ATGTCCACTCGCCAAGTAATCGTTCCCAAGGGAATGGAAATTTTATATGAAAAATTTCATTATTGCCCTGGTGTTAAAGTTGGTAATACTTTGTACATCTCTGGGCAGGTAGGCAGAGATGAAAATTTACAAATTGTTAAAGGCATAGAAGCCCAGGTTGTTCAGGCTTTTGAAAATGTCAAGAAGGTGCTGGATGCAGGAGGAGCTACCTTTGATGATGTGGTAGAAATGATTACTTACCATGTCACTGGTACTGGCTTAGGGGAATTCCAAGCTGAAGCAAATGCTTTTGATAAACCACTGCATATCATTCCATTTTTACAATTGTTTATGGAAGTAAAAGACCGCTATTTTACTAATAACTATCCTACCTGGACTGGTATCGGCGTTACTGGTTTATCTACACCAGGATTGATAGTTGAGATTAAGTGTACAGCTGTTTTGTCTAAATAG
- a CDS encoding amidohydrolase family protein has product MSETPVLDQIIKNVRVVRPHQDVIELLDLGIKDGKFAQIASNISADTSKQVFDGKNLLCFPGVVDAHMHVGIYQPLDKDAVTESKAAAMGGVTTSLNYIRTGQYYLNKGGSYRDFFPEVLALSAGHFFVDYGYHIAPIANQHIDEIPLLFEEYGISSFKIFMFYGGYGLHGLSDQQNLFLMINKEERYDFAHFEFIMRGLTRLMEKHPEARDTISLSLHCEVAEILNAYTKIVENDFSLSGLHAYSAARPPHSEGLAICIASYLANETNCANINLLHLSSRKAMEAALTMQTAFPHINFRREVTVGHLLLDVDTPNGIWAKVNPPIRPRADVEYLWQAVLNNQVDWIVSDHACCSAEQKRSAKDPNNIWLAKSGFGGTEYLLSGVFSEGSKRGMSYSQMAKLLSWNPSRRFGLLEKGDIAVGYDADLVLVDPNESFVVRAAESESQQGYTPFEGVELTGRVKSTFLRGNIIYHRGQVIGAPKGRYLNSKI; this is encoded by the coding sequence GTGTCTGAAACTCCCGTATTAGATCAAATTATCAAAAATGTGCGGGTAGTTCGTCCCCATCAGGATGTAATCGAACTACTTGATTTAGGCATTAAGGATGGAAAATTTGCTCAGATTGCTTCTAATATTAGCGCAGACACAAGCAAACAGGTATTTGATGGCAAAAACCTGCTATGCTTTCCTGGAGTCGTGGATGCCCACATGCACGTAGGCATTTATCAACCCCTCGACAAAGATGCTGTGACTGAAAGCAAAGCAGCCGCAATGGGAGGCGTGACTACCAGCCTGAATTACATCCGTACAGGGCAGTATTATCTTAACAAAGGCGGCTCATACCGCGATTTTTTTCCAGAGGTGTTGGCCTTATCCGCAGGTCATTTTTTTGTAGATTACGGCTATCACATCGCACCTATAGCAAACCAGCATATCGACGAAATACCTTTATTGTTTGAGGAATACGGTATATCTTCGTTTAAAATCTTCATGTTTTATGGCGGCTATGGGTTGCATGGTTTATCAGACCAGCAAAACCTCTTTTTGATGATTAATAAAGAGGAAAGATACGACTTCGCCCATTTTGAATTTATTATGCGCGGTCTAACTCGCTTGATGGAAAAACATCCAGAAGCGCGAGATACTATCAGCTTGAGTTTACATTGTGAAGTTGCAGAAATTCTCAACGCCTACACCAAAATAGTTGAAAATGATTTTAGTCTGAGCGGATTACACGCTTACAGTGCAGCGCGTCCGCCTCATTCCGAAGGTTTAGCAATTTGCATTGCTTCTTATTTGGCAAATGAAACTAACTGTGCAAATATCAATTTGTTGCACCTGAGTTCGCGTAAAGCAATGGAAGCGGCTTTGACTATGCAAACTGCTTTTCCTCATATCAATTTTCGGCGAGAAGTTACGGTTGGACATTTGTTGTTAGATGTCGATACTCCTAATGGTATTTGGGCAAAAGTCAACCCTCCTATCCGTCCTCGCGCTGATGTGGAATACTTGTGGCAAGCAGTACTAAACAATCAAGTAGATTGGATAGTTAGCGACCATGCTTGCTGTTCTGCTGAACAAAAAAGAAGTGCTAAAGACCCGAATAATATTTGGTTAGCAAAGTCTGGTTTTGGCGGTACAGAATATTTACTTTCTGGTGTATTTAGTGAAGGTAGCAAGCGGGGAATGTCTTACAGCCAGATGGCTAAATTGCTATCTTGGAACCCATCGCGGCGCTTTGGGTTGTTAGAAAAAGGCGATATTGCTGTTGGCTATGATGCTGATTTGGTGCTGGTAGACCCCAATGAAAGCTTTGTGGTACGTGCTGCTGAGTCGGAGTCACAACAAGGTTATACACCTTTTGAAGGTGTAGAGTTAACGGGACGAGTGAAAAGTACGTTTTTGCGGGGGAACATAATTTACCATCGAGGACAGGTAATAGGTGCGCCTAAAGGACGTTATTTAAATTCTAAAATATAG
- a CDS encoding nuclear transport factor 2 family protein: MTQDSENTLKVARQAFENLTHGMATGEWEPLLDMLTEDFTLWFPMGKFHGLNVGKQRAREFFEYVFEAFSPGLNLTDLDRVTSNETTAVFEFRDEGLLFGQLYKNRVAVSFDVRGDKICGYREYFGSDGKSY, from the coding sequence ATGACACAAGATTCAGAAAATACTTTAAAAGTTGCTCGACAGGCATTTGAGAATCTTACGCATGGTATGGCAACTGGAGAGTGGGAACCATTGTTAGATATGCTCACAGAAGATTTTACCCTTTGGTTTCCAATGGGTAAATTCCACGGGTTGAATGTCGGTAAACAACGAGCTAGAGAATTTTTTGAGTACGTTTTTGAAGCCTTCAGCCCTGGTTTAAATCTGACCGACTTAGACCGTGTTACGAGCAATGAAACAACGGCTGTTTTTGAGTTTCGAGATGAGGGACTTTTGTTTGGACAGCTTTACAAAAATCGGGTAGCAGTTTCTTTTGATGTGCGTGGAGACAAAATTTGTGGCTATAGGGAATACTTTGGCAGCGATGGTAAATCCTACTAA
- a CDS encoding alpha/beta fold hydrolase, giving the protein MNKPIKRAFLDTEDGQILYRIGGEGEPLLLLHMNPRSSDEYRELMPILAQNYCVIAMDFMGFGDSDKPPKLYSVADYAKTVIALLDELGIEKTNIMGNHTGAFVSGEVAAAYPERVNKLILCNVAGFGEAGKVDLMRRFDEGFVIQEDGSYLMERWLARARYVGSAELNHRWVLDDLKCFGYPLYAVWAVGNYCIEAAERFSLIKSPALILWGIDDVEEFERLGLALAQDRYFLSQALPHSKVVEFSNGTICMMNQIPEKIAKTVFEFLDSANF; this is encoded by the coding sequence ATGAATAAACCAATCAAGCGAGCTTTTTTAGACACCGAAGATGGACAAATTCTTTACCGTATTGGTGGCGAAGGAGAGCCTCTTTTACTATTACACATGAACCCACGTAGTAGTGATGAATACCGCGAATTAATGCCAATTTTGGCACAAAATTACTGCGTGATAGCGATGGATTTTATGGGTTTTGGAGACTCTGATAAACCGCCAAAGTTGTATTCAGTGGCTGACTACGCTAAAACTGTCATTGCTTTGTTGGATGAGTTAGGTATTGAAAAAACAAACATTATGGGAAACCACACGGGAGCTTTTGTTTCTGGAGAAGTAGCAGCAGCTTACCCAGAACGAGTTAATAAATTAATTTTATGTAATGTGGCTGGCTTTGGTGAAGCTGGAAAAGTCGATTTAATGAGGAGATTTGATGAAGGTTTCGTCATTCAAGAAGATGGTTCGTACTTGATGGAAAGATGGTTGGCTCGTGCAAGATATGTAGGTTCTGCTGAGTTAAATCATCGATGGGTTTTAGATGATTTAAAATGCTTTGGCTATCCATTGTATGCAGTTTGGGCTGTGGGGAATTACTGTATTGAGGCTGCCGAAAGATTTAGTTTAATTAAATCTCCTGCTCTCATTCTTTGGGGAATTGATGATGTGGAAGAATTTGAGCGATTGGGTTTAGCACTAGCACAAGATAGATATTTTCTCTCTCAAGCTCTTCCTCATAGTAAAGTTGTCGAGTTTTCAAACGGAACTATTTGCATGATGAATCAAATACCAGAAAAAATTGCAAAAACAGTATTCGAGTTTTTGGATAGTGCGAATTTTTAA
- the cobU gene encoding bifunctional adenosylcobinamide kinase/adenosylcobinamide-phosphate guanylyltransferase → MGKIILVTGPARSGKSEWAETLAMQSGKAVVYVATATDNTDDQEWHQRILEHQQRRPQGWVTLSVPVALSATIADAKPYSCLLVDSLGTWVANLLEEDKSSWENIVVELLETVDLVAADMLFVAEEVGWGVVPAYPLGRMFRDRLGSLVRQLAALSETVYLVTAGHVLNLSVLGSPLPNREDAGTFRSQDS, encoded by the coding sequence TTGGGTAAAATCATCTTAGTAACAGGGCCAGCACGATCTGGTAAAAGTGAATGGGCGGAAACTCTAGCTATGCAGTCAGGGAAAGCAGTTGTTTACGTAGCAACAGCCACCGATAACACAGATGATCAAGAATGGCATCAACGTATTTTAGAACATCAGCAACGCCGTCCTCAAGGCTGGGTAACTCTATCTGTACCTGTGGCACTATCTGCTACCATCGCCGATGCTAAACCCTACAGTTGCCTTTTAGTTGATTCTTTAGGAACTTGGGTTGCTAATCTCTTAGAGGAAGATAAATCTAGCTGGGAAAATATCGTTGTAGAGTTATTAGAGACGGTGGATCTGGTTGCTGCTGATATGCTGTTTGTAGCAGAAGAGGTGGGTTGGGGTGTAGTACCAGCTTATCCCCTTGGGAGGATGTTCCGCGATCGCTTGGGTTCTTTAGTGCGCCAGTTAGCTGCACTTAGCGAAACTGTTTATTTAGTTACTGCTGGTCATGTTCTCAATCTCAGTGTTCTTGGTTCGCCATTGCCAAACAGAGAGGACGCTGGAACATTTAGGAGTCAAGATTCTTAA
- a CDS encoding aspartyl/asparaginyl beta-hydroxylase domain-containing protein, whose protein sequence is MESFNEYHIDPNGFTFLKSFQDNWQVIRDEFTTFINNASDEELKFTSDVLGPKSQTIKTKGNSKYSAFGILFQGMFIEKYIQAHQIKYSDYGPDEASRKALVLREKYFTNLANVIKDVNLIEDDIIRNVYYGTFHPGLDIKLHVNYNPHTNRGYLGLIVPEGDVAMKICHDQLYWHEGKFLVLDHSYPHCPHNYTNYDRTVLVVDFFKPDKPRDEVIQFEKEQVTQRMQDNPYSLGVFGKSDKAKEEDFIKYGLAHQLEWDKTLI, encoded by the coding sequence ATGGAAAGTTTTAATGAGTATCATATAGACCCAAATGGATTTACTTTTCTGAAAAGTTTTCAAGATAACTGGCAAGTCATTAGAGATGAGTTTACAACCTTTATTAATAATGCATCTGATGAAGAATTAAAATTTACTTCCGATGTTCTTGGGCCTAAAAGCCAAACCATTAAAACTAAGGGAAATTCGAAATATAGTGCTTTTGGTATCTTGTTTCAAGGTATGTTTATTGAAAAATATATTCAGGCGCATCAAATAAAATATTCTGATTATGGGCCAGATGAAGCATCAAGAAAAGCACTCGTATTAAGAGAGAAATATTTTACGAATTTAGCCAATGTGATAAAAGATGTGAACCTGATTGAGGATGATATCATCAGAAACGTGTATTATGGTACGTTCCATCCAGGCTTGGATATCAAGCTGCATGTAAACTATAACCCTCATACAAATCGTGGCTATTTAGGATTAATTGTACCAGAAGGAGATGTGGCTATGAAAATATGCCACGATCAACTTTATTGGCATGAAGGAAAATTCCTGGTTTTAGATCATAGCTATCCCCACTGTCCACATAATTACACTAATTATGATAGAACTGTTTTGGTTGTTGACTTTTTTAAACCAGATAAGCCTAGAGATGAAGTGATCCAATTTGAGAAAGAGCAAGTCACACAACGGATGCAAGATAATCCTTACAGCTTAGGTGTTTTTGGTAAAAGCGATAAAGCTAAAGAAGAAGATTTTATCAAGTATGGTTTAGCTCATCAATTAGAGTGGGATAAAACCTTGATTTAG
- a CDS encoding glycosyltransferase family 2 protein codes for MPDTQISAIICTHNRDTYLGAAIDSLLAQDFAADFEVVVVDNGSSDRTREVVEQRAHNPRLKYVFEPTLGLSVARNTGAKIASGDILAYLDDDAVASQGWLQVLYFAYYNNSKLAIAGGKVTLMWPPGIEQPRWLSPGLAANLGAYDLGDSNIYIEQPGLTPRGLNYSIRRSFLKEIGGFDPHLGRVGKNLLSNEELQMTEFALQRGWQVAYLPEALVAHNVAPERLQRTWFLNRGWWQGISECYREQLAGKAGIAQLQRGSERFVRGLYKALQYFSDPAERFDKLVYAYGQIGYLNAAIQGLLFTSNKK; via the coding sequence ATGCCAGACACCCAAATCTCTGCCATCATCTGTACCCACAATCGAGATACCTATTTAGGGGCTGCAATTGATAGTCTTTTAGCGCAGGATTTTGCTGCTGATTTTGAAGTTGTGGTAGTTGATAATGGATCTAGCGATCGCACCCGTGAGGTTGTAGAACAAAGGGCCCACAATCCGCGCCTGAAGTATGTATTTGAACCCACTCTCGGTTTATCTGTTGCCCGTAACACAGGTGCAAAAATAGCTAGTGGCGACATTCTGGCTTATCTGGATGATGATGCTGTTGCTAGCCAGGGCTGGCTACAAGTTTTATATTTTGCCTATTACAATAATTCTAAACTAGCGATCGCAGGTGGCAAAGTCACTCTCATGTGGCCTCCAGGAATTGAACAACCACGGTGGCTATCTCCAGGACTAGCTGCAAATTTAGGTGCATACGACTTGGGTGATAGTAACATCTACATCGAGCAACCTGGCTTAACACCCAGAGGCTTAAATTACTCCATCCGCCGCAGTTTCCTAAAAGAAATTGGCGGTTTTGATCCTCATCTCGGTCGAGTGGGGAAAAATCTATTATCTAATGAAGAACTGCAAATGACCGAATTTGCCCTACAGCGTGGTTGGCAAGTCGCTTATCTTCCTGAAGCGCTAGTTGCTCACAATGTTGCCCCAGAACGCTTACAACGCACCTGGTTTTTAAACCGAGGCTGGTGGCAGGGTATCAGTGAATGCTATCGAGAACAACTCGCTGGTAAAGCTGGAATCGCTCAATTGCAGCGAGGTAGCGAACGGTTTGTGCGTGGCTTGTATAAAGCATTGCAATATTTTTCTGATCCAGCAGAACGGTTTGACAAACTTGTATATGCTTATGGTCAGATTGGTTACTTAAATGCTGCTATTCAAGGTCTTTTATTCACATCAAATAAGAAATAA